Proteins from one Bacteroides zhangwenhongii genomic window:
- a CDS encoding DUF1573 domain-containing protein, translated as MTRLVSLILIAILLLSCKESEQDRIARFVNEWNGRIIQFPDSICLTSYTSDTVMTKYTREQSSYTILNYVDTIGCISCRLQLPRWKVMMEELDSLYPNRVNCLMVFNPKGKRKLIKHLRNNQFNYFVYIDEKDTLNRMNKFLDEENFTTFLLDKKDKIIAIGNPVLKPKIRDLYFNIISGKTVVSSVDEQVLTAISFDKKKVDLGDFSWNDERKTEFVISNVGKSPLVINDVITSCGCTKVDYAKKPVLPGENIILKIKYKAEQPEHFDKTLTVYCNAENAPFKLNISGNAK; from the coding sequence ATGACACGTTTAGTTAGTTTGATACTTATTGCTATATTATTATTATCTTGTAAAGAATCAGAACAAGATAGAATAGCCCGTTTTGTTAATGAATGGAATGGGAGGATTATTCAATTTCCTGATAGTATATGTTTAACGTCTTATACGAGTGATACTGTTATGACAAAGTATACAAGAGAACAGTCCTCTTATACTATATTGAACTATGTTGATACAATAGGTTGTATCAGTTGTAGGTTGCAATTGCCAAGATGGAAAGTGATGATGGAAGAATTAGATTCTCTATATCCTAACAGAGTGAATTGTTTAATGGTTTTTAATCCAAAAGGGAAAAGGAAACTGATTAAACATTTAAGGAATAATCAATTTAATTATTTTGTTTACATTGATGAAAAGGATACTTTGAATAGAATGAACAAATTTTTAGATGAGGAGAATTTCACTACCTTTCTTTTAGATAAAAAGGATAAGATCATAGCAATCGGAAATCCGGTCCTCAAACCGAAAATAAGAGATTTGTATTTCAATATAATTTCAGGAAAAACTGTTGTATCATCTGTAGATGAACAAGTCTTGACTGCTATTTCTTTTGACAAAAAGAAAGTTGATTTAGGCGATTTCTCTTGGAATGACGAGAGAAAAACCGAGTTTGTAATTTCAAATGTAGGGAAATCGCCATTAGTGATAAATGATGTAATTACTTCTTGTGGGTGTACTAAAGTAGATTATGCAAAGAAACCTGTTTTACCAGGTGAAAATATTATTTTGAAAATAAAATATAAGGCAGAACAACCTGAACATTTTGATAAAACACTTACAGTCTATTGCAATGCGGAAAATGCTCCATTTAAATTGAATATCAGTGGAAAT